In one window of Canis aureus isolate CA01 chromosome 25, VMU_Caureus_v.1.0, whole genome shotgun sequence DNA:
- the LOC144297580 gene encoding olfactory receptor 8S1-like produces MDLGNHSTITEFILLGLSADPHIQVALFVLFLGIYLLTVMGNLIMLLVIRTDSHLHTPMYFFLSHLSFVDICFSSVTVPKMLENLLSQKKTISVECCLTQVFFVFVAAGTEACLLSVMAYDRYAAICHPLLYGQIMNKQLYMQLVWGSWGLSFLDALINIFLAMKMVFCKAQIIPHYSCEMPSLLSLSCSDTSKNLIALLCSTLLHGLGTFLLVFLSYARIIATILSISSTSGRSKAFSTCSSHLTAVTLYYGSGLLRHLMPNSGSPLELIFSVQYTVVTPVLNPLIYSLKNKEVKAALTRTMEKYLQHIRC; encoded by the coding sequence ATGGACTTGGGGAACCACAGCACCATCACGGAGTTTATCCtccttgggctctctgctgaCCCTCACATCCAGGTTGCACTCTTTGTTCTCTTCCTGGGGATTTACCTCCTGACTGTGATGGGGAACCTGATTATGCTGCTGGTGATCAGGACTGATTCCCACCTCCATacacccatgtacttcttcctgagTCACCTCTCTTTTGTTGATATCTGCTTCTCTTCGGTCACTGTGCCCAAGATGCTGGAGAACcttctttctcaaaagaaaaccATCTCAGTAGAGTGCTGCCTCACTCAAGTCTTCTTCGTGTTTGTTGCTGCAGGAACTGAAGCCTGTCTGCTCTcagtgatggcctatgaccgctatgctGCCATCTGCCACCCACTGCTCTATGGACAGATCATGAATAAACAGCTGTATATGCAGCTTGTATGGGGATCATGGGGACTGAGCTTTCTGGATGCACTCATCAACATCTTTCTAGCTATGAAGATGGTCTTCTGCAAAGCCCAAATCATCCCCCACTACAGCTGTGAAATGCCCTCTCTCCTCTCATTGTCCTGTTCTGATACCTCCAAAAACCTCATTGCCTTGCTCTGCTCCACTCTTCTGCATGGGCTGGGAACCTTCCTTTTGGTCTTCTTATCCTATGCCCGTATTATTGCCACTATCCTGAGCATCAGCTCCACCTCAGGCAGAAGCAAGgccttctccacctgctcctcacaCCTCACTGCAGTGACTCTTTATTATGGCTCAGGTTTGCTCCGCCATCTCATGCCAAATTCAGGATCCCCCCTCGAGTTGATCTTTTCTGTACAGTATACTGTAGTCACTCCTGTGCTGAATCCTCTCATCTACAGCCTGAAGAACAAGGAGGTGAAGGCAGCTCTGACACGAACTATGGAAAAGTATTTGCAACATATCAGGtgctga